In one Umezawaea sp. Da 62-37 genomic region, the following are encoded:
- a CDS encoding helix-turn-helix transcriptional regulator: MSRELGEFLRSRRARIKPTDVGLSTGLRRRVPGLRRDEVASLAGVSVEYYIRLEQGRTAGVSDSVLDAVGRALRLTEDERTHLHNLVRPTDGDPRPTPVSPTVQRLIDLMDSVPALVLGKHLDVLAHNRLADAVYGLSALPASERNMARLAFLSPTAHLFYPEWDAVAEETVAYLRLEAGRFPDDPGMASLVGELSIKSEVFGRLWSRHDVKDKVFGRKLINHELVGELQVEWQTFTLPGEVGQHLLTYVPVPGSATADKLAVLASWTASSPEPSQLTS; encoded by the coding sequence ATGAGCCGCGAACTCGGGGAGTTCCTCCGCTCCCGCCGCGCCCGCATCAAACCGACCGACGTGGGTCTGTCCACGGGTCTGCGCCGCCGGGTGCCCGGTCTGCGCCGCGACGAGGTCGCGAGCCTCGCGGGCGTGAGCGTGGAGTACTACATCCGCCTCGAACAGGGCCGCACGGCCGGTGTGTCCGATTCGGTGCTGGACGCCGTCGGCCGGGCGCTGCGGTTGACCGAGGACGAGCGCACGCACCTGCACAACCTGGTGCGGCCCACCGACGGGGATCCCCGGCCGACGCCGGTGAGCCCGACCGTCCAGCGGCTGATCGACCTGATGGACTCCGTCCCCGCGCTGGTGCTGGGCAAGCACCTGGACGTGCTGGCCCACAACAGGCTCGCGGACGCGGTGTACGGGCTCTCCGCGCTCCCGGCGTCCGAGCGGAACATGGCCCGCCTCGCGTTCCTGAGCCCGACGGCGCACCTGTTCTACCCGGAGTGGGACGCCGTGGCCGAGGAGACGGTCGCGTACCTGCGGCTGGAGGCGGGCAGGTTCCCCGACGACCCCGGCATGGCGTCGCTGGTCGGCGAGCTGTCGATCAAGAGCGAGGTGTTCGGGCGGCTCTGGTCGCGGCACGACGTGAAGGACAAGGTGTTCGGCCGCAAGCTGATCAACCACGAGCTGGTGGGCGAACTCCAGGTCGAGTGGCAGACGTTCACGCTGCCCGGCGAGGTCGGCCAGCACCTGCTGACCTACGTCCCGGTGCCCGGTTCGGCGACCGCGGACAAGCTCGCCGTGCTGGCGAGCTGGACCGCCTCTTCTCCCGAACCCAGTCAGTTGACCAGCTGA
- a CDS encoding SDR family oxidoreductase has product MADRGILVDRVAVVTGASSGIGAATALALAAGGARVALFARRGDRLGELAREIEAGGGTALAVEVDVTSSESVAAGGAAVREAFGRVDLVVNNAGVMLAAPIAEVRSGDWARMVDLNVTGALRVIGEFTPDLIAAAAEGGVADLVDISSVAAHAVFADYAVYCATKAAVTHLSANLRVELGPKDVRVTNVEPGFVESELLTHLDRGAAAEVESWIEGTGRLAAEEVADVVVYATSRARHVNMRQIVVMPTRQV; this is encoded by the coding sequence ATGGCTGATCGAGGAATTCTGGTTGATCGGGTCGCTGTGGTGACCGGGGCGTCCAGCGGGATCGGGGCGGCTACGGCTCTGGCGTTGGCCGCTGGTGGGGCGAGGGTGGCGTTGTTCGCGCGGCGGGGGGATCGGTTGGGGGAGTTGGCGCGGGAGATCGAGGCTGGTGGCGGGACCGCTCTGGCGGTGGAGGTGGATGTCACGTCTTCTGAGTCTGTCGCGGCTGGTGGTGCGGCTGTGCGGGAGGCGTTCGGGAGGGTGGACCTGGTGGTGAACAACGCCGGGGTGATGTTGGCGGCGCCGATCGCGGAGGTGCGGTCTGGGGATTGGGCGCGGATGGTGGATTTGAACGTGACGGGGGCGTTGAGGGTGATCGGGGAGTTCACGCCGGATTTGATCGCTGCGGCTGCGGAGGGTGGTGTTGCCGATCTGGTGGACATCTCGTCGGTGGCGGCGCATGCCGTCTTTGCGGATTATGCGGTTTATTGCGCTACGAAGGCTGCTGTTACGCACTTGTCGGCGAACTTGAGGGTGGAGTTGGGGCCGAAGGATGTGAGGGTTACGAATGTGGAGCCCGGGTTTGTGGAGTCGGAGTTGTTGACGCATTTGGATCGGGGGGCGGCTGCGGAGGTGGAGTCGTGGATCGAGGGGACTGGGAGGTTGGCGGCTGAGGAGGTGGCGGATGTGGTGGTTTACGCGACCAGCCGGGCTCGGCATGTGAACATGCGGCAGATCGTGGTTATGCCGACTCGGCAGGTTTAG